The Asticcacaulis excentricus CB 48 genome includes a window with the following:
- a CDS encoding DUF58 domain-containing protein, with protein sequence MIHPTPRLIRILIACVLLGAGVVFVAPAVWWVMPLIMLGMMALAVFEGVFAPLPSHLTLDIYLPRRIGVGRDYDFDYAVRFKARAPKKIEIRWGVSSRLQTPQAGLTLNPEDGVFKGQLDLRASARGKAAVETAHLRWSGALGLGYVQKVVPLKAEMVVTPDIEGVQQDAAALFSRDSVYGVRVQNQLHNGSEYHALREYDSSQDHRRIDWRSSARHLKLLSREFQTERNHHIVLAFDTGRLMGEPLLRVKKLDRALYAGLLLGYCALKIGDNVRSFAFAARPYHNAPLLAGTRAYETLKAQLSGLDDRPEETNHTLALADLGSKIARRSLIVLFTDFIDEISADLMLEALQRLSKKHLIVFVAFRDEVLEGLAASEPQAADDVTRAIFARRLLQQRETVHATLRRYGIEVLEPTTEAMAVQLVLKYLEMKREDRL encoded by the coding sequence ATGATCCATCCCACCCCGCGCCTGATCCGCATTCTGATCGCCTGCGTCCTTCTGGGGGCGGGGGTGGTCTTTGTGGCGCCTGCCGTCTGGTGGGTCATGCCGCTGATCATGCTGGGGATGATGGCACTGGCCGTGTTTGAAGGGGTTTTTGCGCCGCTGCCGTCGCATCTGACGCTGGATATCTACCTGCCGCGCCGCATCGGTGTCGGACGCGACTATGACTTTGACTACGCTGTGCGCTTCAAAGCACGCGCGCCCAAAAAGATCGAAATCCGCTGGGGCGTCTCGTCACGCCTGCAAACGCCGCAGGCCGGTCTGACCCTGAACCCGGAAGACGGCGTGTTCAAAGGCCAACTGGACCTGCGCGCCTCCGCGCGAGGCAAGGCGGCGGTGGAAACCGCGCATCTGCGCTGGAGCGGCGCTCTGGGGCTCGGCTATGTGCAGAAGGTCGTGCCGCTCAAAGCCGAAATGGTGGTCACACCGGACATCGAAGGCGTGCAGCAGGACGCCGCCGCCTTGTTTTCGCGCGACTCCGTCTATGGGGTGCGCGTGCAAAACCAATTGCACAACGGTTCCGAATACCACGCGCTGCGCGAATACGACTCGTCGCAGGATCATCGCCGCATCGACTGGCGCTCCTCGGCCCGTCACCTCAAACTGCTGTCGCGGGAGTTTCAGACCGAGCGCAACCACCATATCGTGCTAGCCTTCGACACTGGCCGCCTGATGGGTGAGCCGCTGCTGCGGGTCAAAAAGCTCGACCGCGCCCTCTATGCCGGCCTGCTGCTGGGCTACTGCGCGCTGAAGATTGGCGACAATGTGCGCTCCTTCGCCTTTGCGGCGCGGCCCTATCACAATGCGCCGCTGCTGGCCGGGACGCGTGCCTATGAGACGCTGAAGGCGCAATTGTCGGGGCTCGACGACCGCCCCGAAGAAACCAACCATACGCTGGCCCTTGCCGATCTGGGGTCGAAGATCGCGCGCCGTTCGCTGATCGTGCTGTTTACCGACTTTATCGACGAAATCAGCGCCGACCTGATGCTTGAAGCCTTGCAGCGCCTGTCGAAAAAGCACCTGATCGTCTTTGTCGCCTTCCGCGATGAGGTGCTGGAGGGGCTGGCGGCGTCCGAGCCGCAGGCGGCGGATGACGTGACCCGCGCCATCTTCGCCCGTCGCCTGTTGCAGCAGCGCGAAACCGTCCACGCGACGCTGCGCCGCTATGGTATCGAGGTGCTCGAACCGACGACCGAGGCCATGGCGGTGCAACTGGTGCTCAAATATCTGGAAATGAAACGGGAGGACCGGTTGTGA
- a CDS encoding AAA family ATPase — translation MQISDVHSLAARLKGEIGKVIIGQADTVELMLTALFSGGHVLLEGPPGTAKTLLARAFCRSLSLRFGRIQFTPDMLPADILGSNLFNFQTSTFSLTKGPIFCDLLLADEINRTPPKTQAALLEAMQERKVTLDGTRYDLGDRFMVIATQNPIEQQGTYPLPEAQLDRFLFKHVLGYPSASEERRIIDEAGNSAVTLDPEQAGIEAVLDAATLAEAIRVVTTVRLNDANLDYIVSLIRATRESPSLAVGASPRSGALLARAARARATLDGRDYVLPDDIKALYLPSMRHRVLLSPSAEIEGQSVDGVLQGLLERIEIPR, via the coding sequence ATGCAGATTTCCGACGTTCACAGCCTTGCGGCGCGCCTTAAGGGCGAAATCGGTAAGGTCATTATCGGTCAGGCCGATACGGTCGAGCTGATGCTGACCGCCCTGTTTTCCGGCGGCCATGTGCTGCTCGAAGGGCCTCCGGGTACGGCCAAGACCCTGCTGGCGCGCGCTTTCTGCCGTTCGCTGTCCCTGCGTTTCGGGCGTATCCAGTTCACGCCGGACATGCTGCCGGCCGATATTCTGGGCTCCAACCTGTTCAATTTCCAGACCTCGACCTTCTCCCTGACCAAGGGGCCGATCTTCTGCGATCTGTTGCTGGCCGACGAAATCAACCGCACGCCGCCTAAGACGCAGGCCGCCCTGCTGGAGGCCATGCAGGAGCGCAAGGTGACGCTCGATGGCACGCGCTACGATCTTGGTGACCGTTTCATGGTCATCGCCACCCAGAACCCAATCGAGCAGCAGGGCACCTATCCGTTGCCGGAGGCGCAACTGGACCGCTTCCTGTTCAAGCACGTGCTGGGCTATCCGTCGGCCAGCGAAGAACGCCGCATCATCGACGAAGCGGGCAATTCGGCGGTGACGCTTGATCCGGAACAGGCGGGCATTGAGGCGGTGCTGGATGCCGCGACCTTGGCCGAAGCGATCCGCGTGGTGACCACGGTGCGTCTGAACGACGCCAATCTGGACTATATCGTCAGCCTGATCCGCGCCACGCGCGAAAGCCCGTCACTGGCGGTCGGGGCTTCGCCGCGCTCTGGCGCGCTGCTGGCGCGGGCGGCACGGGCGCGCGCCACGCTGGACGGACGCGACTACGTGCTGCCGGACGACATCAAGGCCCTCTATCTGCCGTCCATGCGCCACCGCGTGCTGCTGTCGCCCTCGGCCGAGATCGAGGGGCAGTCGGTGGACGGCGTCCTGCAAGGGCTTCTGGAGCGTATCGAGATCCCCAGATGA
- a CDS encoding YciC family protein, with the protein MFSAIFNRGFDLLGRHFVLIFGTAFFIMGLPSVLGAVFLYDLTGYTNDKLFESLFTHGWPTVAYAVLCVALYLINYSVITEIAVTGLARSEFRLSDALGRSLMNIVPLLILFVLCGLLVGLGFILLVVPGIILMLALSVSCTAYIAEGKTGITDAMSRSFDLTRGHRWALLGVFICVGLLETVIGTIAEAPMLFVGQDLPQPLVIGASTLINTLSDAFSLVFSVAAYACLRQAKEGHPTNSAADVFG; encoded by the coding sequence ATGTTCTCAGCTATTTTCAATCGCGGCTTCGATCTGTTGGGCCGGCATTTCGTGCTGATTTTCGGCACGGCCTTCTTTATCATGGGCCTGCCTTCGGTTCTGGGGGCCGTCTTCCTCTACGATCTGACGGGATATACAAACGACAAGCTGTTTGAGTCGCTGTTTACCCATGGCTGGCCGACCGTCGCCTATGCCGTACTGTGCGTCGCGCTTTATCTAATCAACTACTCGGTCATCACCGAGATTGCCGTGACGGGACTGGCGCGCAGTGAGTTCCGATTAAGCGACGCACTTGGGCGCAGCCTGATGAATATTGTCCCTCTGCTGATTCTCTTTGTCCTATGCGGACTGCTGGTCGGGCTGGGGTTTATCCTGCTCGTCGTACCAGGGATTATCCTGATGTTGGCCTTATCGGTCTCCTGCACCGCCTATATTGCCGAGGGTAAGACCGGAATCACAGACGCTATGTCGCGTAGTTTTGACCTGACGCGCGGCCATCGCTGGGCGTTGCTGGGCGTGTTTATCTGTGTGGGTTTGCTGGAAACAGTAATTGGGACCATTGCTGAAGCCCCGATGCTGTTTGTCGGTCAGGACCTACCCCAGCCATTAGTTATTGGCGCGTCCACCCTGATCAACACCTTGAGTGATGCCTTTTCGCTGGTGTTCAGCGTCGCCGCCTATGCGTGCCTGCGTCAGGCCAAAGAGGGCCATCCGACCAACAGTGCGGCGGATGTCTTTGGCTGA
- a CDS encoding EAL domain-containing protein, translating to MPERDDYKNQRDRYIAFSLAAADLLVEVDEGGKIARTVGATNALLAEDAQSVKGQAIEALFPSADRYLVARLLSRARDIGRIDPATVRLKPDGRKPIHVNLGACYLPDRQRTFVTVTVLSEPLVKALPERDDISGLLDLCEFQHMASRSIKPGDAGSGAAMLQEMQLIRLNGLSDAMDKMPQSRSEQLMGEIGALLRASSGPTGAAARLGDDEFGLMADPGSSAISEAQLMGDIQQVLNNAGVKEDRVSSSIVTLSMDTTNLSEDSVAKALSYVVDKFTKTATLEARDLQNSLNAAINAAVDQYARVKAVLAAGQFTLHYQPVVDIASRDVHHYEALLRFNGGLDSYDTVRFSEQVGLAVEFDLAVCDKAISALHQHPGESIAMNLSGLSVQNAQFRDRLSARLKAEPALKNRLMFELTESHMIEDVEDAARYLADLRRRGYKICLDDFGSGAAAYNYLRRFDVDYIKIDGPFLKTALTQPRQRALIHSLSILCQELKCQCIGEMIESEDMVRLAKDLGITHGQGWLFGKPAAQIPPRSNAVSHAVARRKGVRETWG from the coding sequence ATGCCCGAACGCGACGACTACAAAAACCAACGCGACCGCTACATTGCCTTTTCTCTCGCGGCGGCCGATCTGCTTGTTGAAGTCGACGAAGGAGGAAAGATCGCCCGCACCGTCGGGGCCACTAACGCCCTTTTGGCCGAGGACGCGCAAAGCGTCAAAGGGCAGGCCATCGAAGCGCTTTTTCCGTCCGCAGACCGCTATCTGGTCGCCCGCCTGCTGTCGCGGGCCCGCGACATCGGGCGTATCGACCCGGCCACTGTCCGCCTGAAACCCGATGGCCGCAAACCGATTCATGTCAATCTCGGCGCCTGTTATCTGCCCGATCGGCAGCGGACCTTTGTGACCGTTACGGTGCTGTCTGAGCCGCTGGTCAAGGCCTTGCCTGAACGCGATGATATTTCGGGCCTGCTCGATTTATGCGAATTCCAGCATATGGCCTCGCGGTCCATAAAACCCGGTGATGCCGGTTCGGGCGCGGCGATGTTGCAGGAAATGCAGCTGATCCGGCTGAATGGCCTGAGCGACGCTATGGACAAGATGCCGCAGTCGCGTTCCGAACAGTTAATGGGTGAAATCGGCGCCCTCCTGCGCGCCTCCTCCGGGCCGACCGGCGCGGCCGCGCGTTTGGGCGACGATGAGTTCGGCCTGATGGCCGATCCGGGCTCCAGCGCCATCAGCGAAGCGCAATTGATGGGGGATATTCAGCAGGTACTGAATAACGCTGGGGTGAAGGAAGACCGCGTGTCTTCCAGCATCGTTACCTTGTCTATGGACACAACAAACCTTAGTGAAGACAGCGTCGCCAAGGCCCTGTCCTACGTTGTGGACAAGTTCACCAAGACCGCCACACTTGAAGCGCGTGATCTGCAAAACAGCCTCAACGCCGCCATCAACGCCGCTGTCGATCAATACGCTCGCGTCAAGGCCGTCCTCGCCGCTGGTCAATTCACCCTCCATTATCAGCCGGTTGTGGACATAGCCTCGCGTGACGTTCATCACTACGAAGCACTATTGCGTTTCAACGGCGGGCTGGATTCCTACGACACGGTGCGTTTTTCCGAACAGGTGGGGCTGGCGGTCGAGTTCGATCTGGCCGTCTGCGACAAGGCGATTAGCGCCCTGCATCAGCATCCCGGCGAATCCATCGCCATGAACCTTTCGGGACTTTCAGTGCAAAACGCGCAGTTCCGCGACCGCCTCAGCGCCCGGCTCAAGGCCGAGCCCGCCCTCAAAAATCGGCTGATGTTCGAACTGACCGAGTCGCACATGATCGAGGATGTGGAGGACGCCGCGCGCTACCTGGCCGATCTGCGCCGCCGCGGATATAAAATCTGTCTCGATGATTTTGGCTCAGGGGCCGCCGCCTATAACTATCTGCGCCGCTTCGACGTAGACTATATCAAGATTGACGGCCCGTTCCTCAAGACCGCCCTCACCCAACCGCGTCAACGCGCCCTTATCCACTCACTCAGCATACTGTGTCAGGAACTGAAGTGTCAGTGTATCGGCGAAATGATCGAAAGCGAAGACATGGTGCGTCTGGCCAAAGACCTTGGCATCACCCACGGTCAGGGCTGGCTATTCGGTAAACCCGCCGCCCAGATCCCGCCGCGCAGTAATGCGGTATCTCATGCCGTGGCGCGCCGCAAAGGGGTCAGGGAAACCTGGGGCTGA
- a CDS encoding TetR/AcrR family transcriptional regulator encodes MAGTKTGVRDRIVRTALPLFAMQGFRATGIDRIIADSAVAKASFYRHFPSKDNLILACLERWHISHFAALKIAVEAGEVKSRPLFLFDSLPEVSEATLRGDLLITATVEFGTTKPAIADVVAAARHQLCEWFETLLVEAGYADMADTLSHEWLLLYEGAMLGALRETPQQAARCARANAERSLQQIQLKRLLSKTLPGT; translated from the coding sequence ATGGCTGGTACAAAAACGGGCGTCAGGGATCGAATTGTGCGGACGGCCTTGCCATTGTTTGCCATGCAGGGGTTTCGCGCGACGGGTATTGATCGTATCATCGCGGACTCGGCGGTCGCCAAGGCCAGCTTCTATCGCCACTTTCCGTCAAAAGACAATCTCATCCTCGCCTGCCTTGAACGCTGGCATATTTCACATTTTGCTGCGCTCAAAATCGCCGTCGAAGCGGGGGAGGTCAAATCGCGACCCCTGTTCCTGTTCGATTCTCTGCCTGAGGTTTCGGAAGCGACGTTGCGAGGGGATCTGCTGATCACGGCGACGGTGGAATTTGGCACGACCAAACCGGCGATTGCCGATGTGGTGGCCGCCGCCCGGCATCAGTTGTGCGAATGGTTCGAAACCCTGCTGGTCGAAGCCGGTTACGCAGACATGGCTGATACCCTGTCGCACGAATGGCTGTTGCTCTATGAAGGTGCTATGCTCGGGGCTTTACGCGAAACGCCGCAACAGGCGGCGCGCTGCGCCCGCGCCAATGCTGAACGCAGCCTTCAGCAGATCCAGCTCAAGCGTCTCCTCAGCAAGACCTTACCGGGCACCTGA
- a CDS encoding stage II sporulation protein M, which translates to MSEAPNEKPPLQLKSQKFREAREKDWKALARQIDRAENGGLRKFTTEELLDLPVLYRSTVSSLSMAQSISLDRNLITFLQALCARAYVYMYGPHARPGVIVRDFFLRDLPRSVRALWGELSLSTLCLVLGIVGGILMCMADPSWYDPLVGGMSQGRDLNASVDDLRKTIGGTEAGEPLAAFSVFLMSHNTQVTLSAFALGVIGGLPTAFLMIVFGMSVGAMVWLFASRGLGPDFIAWLSIHGTTELTAAVIGAAAGFHLARRIMFPGHLTRKAALAEAGRLAGTAMLGAMLMLIIAGFIEGVARQTVTEMWARFTFGGVMLVFWLAYFMAVGRPRKPRPSEVRHEGRYEVSHGQT; encoded by the coding sequence GTGAGCGAAGCCCCCAACGAAAAGCCCCCTCTGCAACTCAAGAGCCAGAAGTTCCGCGAAGCGCGCGAGAAGGACTGGAAGGCGCTGGCCAGGCAGATTGACCGCGCCGAAAACGGCGGTTTGCGCAAATTCACCACCGAGGAATTGCTGGACCTACCGGTACTTTACCGTTCGACGGTATCGTCTCTGTCGATGGCGCAGTCGATCTCGCTCGACCGCAACCTGATCACCTTCTTGCAGGCTCTGTGCGCGCGCGCCTATGTCTATATGTACGGTCCGCACGCCCGGCCCGGTGTGATCGTCCGCGACTTCTTCCTGCGCGACCTGCCGCGGTCAGTGCGCGCCCTGTGGGGGGAGCTGTCCCTGTCCACCCTGTGTCTGGTGCTGGGGATTGTGGGGGGCATATTGATGTGCATGGCTGACCCTAGCTGGTACGATCCGCTGGTCGGCGGCATGTCGCAAGGCCGCGATCTGAACGCCAGCGTTGACGATCTGCGCAAGACCATTGGTGGCACCGAAGCCGGGGAACCGCTCGCGGCCTTTTCCGTTTTCCTGATGAGTCACAACACACAGGTCACACTGTCGGCCTTTGCCTTGGGGGTGATCGGTGGCCTGCCGACGGCCTTTCTGATGATTGTCTTTGGCATGTCGGTCGGCGCTATGGTGTGGCTGTTTGCCTCACGCGGCCTGGGACCGGATTTCATAGCCTGGCTGTCGATCCACGGCACGACCGAGCTGACAGCGGCCGTGATCGGTGCGGCGGCAGGCTTTCATCTGGCGCGGCGCATCATGTTCCCCGGCCACCTGACGCGCAAGGCGGCGCTGGCCGAAGCCGGGCGACTGGCCGGGACGGCCATGCTGGGCGCCATGCTGATGCTGATCATCGCCGGCTTTATCGAAGGCGTGGCGCGTCAGACGGTGACCGAGATGTGGGCACGCTTTACGTTTGGCGGTGTGATGCTGGTCTTTTGGCTGGCCTATTTCATGGCGGTGGGTCGCCCGCGCAAACCGCGCCCATCGGAGGTCCGTCATGAGGGCCGTTATGAGGTTAGTCATGGCCAGACCTGA
- a CDS encoding RDD family protein — protein MARPDLMKGGAVALPSTEGPVTPVTTPEGVVLSFRTASFASRLAALVIDFLIIILAPVVLVILYILLPFEHLKFDNVKMDHPFIQALIILFVLVGFFLRSGYFMLFELGPRAATPGKRVMKIRVISHDGGHLTPSAVITRNALREVELYLPLTLALQASVNGGWVSLVALIWTLTLALLPLFNTSRARLGDFLGGTRVVHVPRERLSFDLAEQAPVTSPGLTFTPEQISVYGEKELGVLEEVLREKRAPTLRAVADRIKTRIGWVEPNIASDIPSDEAFLRAYYAALRAQLEGRMLLGRRRKDKFDE, from the coding sequence ATGGCCAGACCTGACCTGATGAAGGGCGGGGCCGTCGCCCTGCCGTCCACAGAGGGACCCGTCACGCCCGTAACGACGCCCGAAGGCGTCGTGCTGTCGTTTCGCACGGCTTCCTTTGCCTCCCGTCTTGCGGCGCTGGTGATCGATTTTCTGATCATCATTCTGGCACCCGTCGTGCTGGTGATCCTGTACATCCTCTTGCCGTTCGAGCATCTGAAGTTCGATAATGTGAAGATGGATCATCCGTTCATTCAGGCGCTGATCATTCTGTTTGTGCTTGTCGGTTTTTTCCTGCGTTCGGGCTATTTCATGCTGTTTGAGCTGGGGCCGCGCGCAGCCACACCGGGCAAGCGGGTGATGAAGATTCGCGTCATTTCGCACGATGGCGGTCACCTGACCCCCTCTGCGGTGATTACGCGCAATGCCCTGCGTGAGGTGGAGCTGTACCTGCCTCTGACATTGGCGCTTCAGGCCAGCGTCAATGGCGGCTGGGTGTCTCTGGTGGCCCTGATCTGGACCCTTACTCTCGCTCTGTTGCCCCTGTTCAATACCTCGCGGGCACGTCTGGGCGATTTTCTGGGCGGCACGCGCGTCGTGCATGTACCGCGTGAGCGCCTGAGCTTCGATCTGGCTGAACAGGCCCCGGTCACGTCGCCCGGCCTCACCTTTACGCCGGAGCAGATCAGCGTTTATGGCGAAAAGGAGCTGGGCGTGCTGGAGGAGGTCTTGCGCGAAAAGCGCGCCCCCACCTTGCGGGCCGTCGCCGACCGCATCAAGACGCGCATCGGCTGGGTCGAACCTAACATCGCCAGCGATATCCCCTCGGACGAGGCGTTCCTGCGGGCCTATTACGCCGCCCTACGGGCGCAGCTTGAAGGTCGTATGCTTCTTGGCCGTCGCCGCAAGGACAAGTTCGACGAATAG